The following proteins are co-located in the Neofelis nebulosa isolate mNeoNeb1 chromosome 18, mNeoNeb1.pri, whole genome shotgun sequence genome:
- the AMZ1 gene encoding archaemetzincin-1 isoform X1, which translates to MLQCRPAQEFSFGPRALKEALVSSDPALRRLYAAAFTPAERLFLAEAYNPQRTLFCTLLIHTAFDWLLSRPEAPEDFQTFHASLPPRRQSPARKHIYLQPIDLSEGPAGGALLEYLRDCTEAFFLGLQVRCLPSVAAASIHCSSRPSQDSDRLQLHTDGILSFLKSSKPGDALCVLGLTLSDLYPCEAWSFTFGKFLPGHEVGVCSFARFSGELLQPGPGASEAAPVQAAADGPGTPVQDPGQTLCFSALGLAQCCKVTCHELCHLLGLGSCRWLGCIMQGALSLEEALRRPLDLCPICLRKLQHVLGFKLIDRYKRLYAWTRAGSRPDVDAGAPSASDETPPCSADSGLSCDSGSEPLTPDTWSHTLSAGPEPEPEEGLGSPAVPHSPPGCGPAVDAIREHGRWLERCIRALEREVTEEELAQVDGAVEALAGWEMFTGRLPAPRQDPPCGRDGAGLRRVLGDTFSSLRRKLSARKPSKAGSSPGRWREEGN; encoded by the exons ATGCTGCAGTGCAGGCCGGCCCAGGAGTTCAGCTTCGGCCCGCGGGCCCTGAAGGAGGCGCTGGTGTCCAGCGACCCGGCCCTGCGACGTCTCTACGCGGCTGCCTTCACCCCTGCGGAGAGGCTGTTCCTGGCCGAGGCCTACAACCCCCAGAGGACCCTCTTCTGCACGCTGCTCATCCACACGGCCTTCGACTGGCTCCTCAGCCGTCCCGAGGCCCCCGAGGACTTCCAGACCTTCCACGCCTCGCTGCCGCCCCGGAGGCAGAGCCCTGCCCGGAAGCACATCTACCTGCAGCCCATCG ATCTGAGCGAGGGCCCGGCGGGTGGCGCTCTGCTGGAGTACCTGCGCGACTGCACGGAGGCCTTCTTCCTGGGCTTGCAGGTCCGGTGCCTGCCCTCGGTGGCGGCCGCGTCCATACATTGCTCCTCACGTCCCAGCCAGGACTCCGACAGGCTCCAGCTCCACACGG ACGGGATCCTGTCTTTCCTGAAGAGCAGCAAGCCGGGCGACGCGCTGTGTGTGCTGGGCCTCACGCTCTCTGACCTGTACCCCTGCGAGGCCTGGAGCTTCACGTTTGGCAAGTTCCTGCCGGGGCACG aaGTGGGTGTTTGCAGCTTTGCCCGTTTCTCGGGGGAGCTCCTGCAGCCGGGGCCTGGCGCCTCGGAGGCAGCCCCGGTCCAGGCGGCAGCCGACGGCCCTGGGACACCAGTGCAGGACCCAGGCCAGACACTGTGCTTCAGCGCCCTGGGGCTGGCCCAGTGCTGCAAG GTCACCTGCCACGAGCTCTGTCACCTGCTGGGCCTGGGGAGCTGCCGCTGGCTGGGCTGCATCATGCAGGGGGCGCTCAGCCTGGAGGAGGCCCTGCGGCGGCCCCTGGACCTCTGTCCCATCTGTCTGCGGAAGCTGCAGCACGTCCTGGGCTTCAAGCTCATCGACAGGTACAAG AGACTTTACGCCTGGACTCGAGCCGGGTCGCGGCCCGACGTGGATGCAGGGGCGCCGTCCGCCTCGGACGAGACTCCGCCCTGCAGCGCCGACTCGGGCCTGAGCTGCGACAGCGGGTCGGAGCCCCTGACCCCTGACACGTGGAGCCACACCTTGTCCGCGGGCCCCGAGCCGGAGCCCGAGGAGGGGCTGGGCTCCCCGGCCGTCCCGCACAGCCCGCCTGGGTGCGGCCCCGCCGTCGACGCCATCAGGGAGCACGGACGGTGGCTGGAGCGCTGCATCCGGGCCCTGGAGCGGGAGGTGACGGAGGAAGAGCTGGCGCAGGTGGACGGCGCCGTGGAGGCCCTGGCGGGGTGGGAGATGTTCACGGGGCGGCTCCCGGCCCCCAGGCAGGACCCGCCCTGCGGCCGAGACGGCGCGGGGCTGCGCCGGGTCCTGGGCGACACGTTCTCCTCCCTGAGGAGGAAGCTGAGCGCGCGCAAGCCGTCCAAGGCGGGCTCGTCCCCCGGCCGCTGGCGGGAGGAGGGGAATTAG
- the AMZ1 gene encoding archaemetzincin-1 isoform X2: protein MLQCRPAQEFSFGPRALKEALVSSDPALRRLYAAAFTPAERLFLAEAYNPQRTLFCTLLIHTAFDWLLSRPEAPEDFQTFHASLPPRRQSPARKHIYLQPIDLSEGPAGGALLEYLRDCTEAFFLGLQVRCLPSVAAASIHCSSRPSQDSDRLQLHTDGILSFLKSSKPGDALCVLGLTLSDLYPCEAWSFTFGKFLPGHGHLPRALSPAGPGELPLAGLHHAGGAQPGGGPAAAPGPLSHLSAEAAARPGLQAHRQVQETLRLDSSRVAARRGCRGAVRLGRDSALQRRLGPELRQRVGAPDP from the exons ATGCTGCAGTGCAGGCCGGCCCAGGAGTTCAGCTTCGGCCCGCGGGCCCTGAAGGAGGCGCTGGTGTCCAGCGACCCGGCCCTGCGACGTCTCTACGCGGCTGCCTTCACCCCTGCGGAGAGGCTGTTCCTGGCCGAGGCCTACAACCCCCAGAGGACCCTCTTCTGCACGCTGCTCATCCACACGGCCTTCGACTGGCTCCTCAGCCGTCCCGAGGCCCCCGAGGACTTCCAGACCTTCCACGCCTCGCTGCCGCCCCGGAGGCAGAGCCCTGCCCGGAAGCACATCTACCTGCAGCCCATCG ATCTGAGCGAGGGCCCGGCGGGTGGCGCTCTGCTGGAGTACCTGCGCGACTGCACGGAGGCCTTCTTCCTGGGCTTGCAGGTCCGGTGCCTGCCCTCGGTGGCGGCCGCGTCCATACATTGCTCCTCACGTCCCAGCCAGGACTCCGACAGGCTCCAGCTCCACACGG ACGGGATCCTGTCTTTCCTGAAGAGCAGCAAGCCGGGCGACGCGCTGTGTGTGCTGGGCCTCACGCTCTCTGACCTGTACCCCTGCGAGGCCTGGAGCTTCACGTTTGGCAAGTTCCTGCCGGGGCACG GTCACCTGCCACGAGCTCTGTCACCTGCTGGGCCTGGGGAGCTGCCGCTGGCTGGGCTGCATCATGCAGGGGGCGCTCAGCCTGGAGGAGGCCCTGCGGCGGCCCCTGGACCTCTGTCCCATCTGTCTGCGGAAGCTGCAGCACGTCCTGGGCTTCAAGCTCATCGACAGGTACAAG AGACTTTACGCCTGGACTCGAGCCGGGTCGCGGCCCGACGTGGATGCAGGGGCGCCGTCCGCCTCGGACGAGACTCCGCCCTGCAGCGCCGACTCGGGCCTGAGCTGCGACAGCGGGTCGGAGCCCCTGACCCCTGA